In the genome of Peptococcaceae bacterium 1198_IL3148, the window GCCGGTCCCTTTGATACCAGTATTCTAAAAAGAGCCCGGGAAAACAAATTGCTCGATATTAACTTAATTAACATTCGTGATTTCTCTCAAAACAAGCACCATACGGTAGACGATACGCCCTTTGGCGGCGGTGCGGGGATGGTAATGCAGGCAGAACCGATTTTTAAAGCCATGGAGTATTTGGAACAACAACAAGGCGATTTGGGCCGGGTGGTCATGATGTGCCCCCAGGGTCAACCCTTTAGCCAAGAGTTGGCCAAAGATTTAGCCACCGCCCGCAGATTGGTGTTGCTTTGTGGCCACTATGAAGGCATAGATGAGCGGGTGCGAGAAAAACTGGTAACCGATGAGATTTCCATCGGCGACTATGTGTTGACAGGCGGGGAATTGCCGGCCATGGTGGTGGTGGATGCAGTGGCCAGAATGATTCCCGGTGTGTTGGGAGAAATGGCTTCGGCTGAGGAAGATTCTTTTTACAGTGGGCTGTTGGAACACCCACATTATACCAAGCCTAGGAATTATCAAGGCATGGAAGTGCCGGAAATACTTTTATCCGGTCACCATAAAAATATCGAAAAATGGCGCCGGCGCCAGTCGTTAATGCGCACTTTGGAAAGACGCCCCGAGCTTTTAGATAATGTAGAATTGACTAAAGAGGACAAAAAGGTATTGCAAGAGGTATACGATAAATTGAAGAAACTGTTGAAATGAAAATCTTTTTTGGTAGCATTTGTCAATGTGGAAATCAGCCATACATGAGTAACGGTTATTTTAAATGGTTAAAATGAAAAATGTTGATTGAAAAACTTTGTTATGTTATAATAGCTAAGGTTTGGTATTAAGGGCGGTCCGCTACCTTACATAGTGTTAAAGATTAATAAGAAGGTATGAACGTCTATACAGGAAGGAGGAAATGTAATGGACCTCATTAAGTCATTAGAACAAGATTATTACAGAAGCGATATTCCTGATTTTAAGCCTGGCGATACTGTTAAAGTACACGTAAAGGTTGTTGAAGGTACCCGTGAGCGTATCCAGGTGTTTGAAGGTGTTGTTATCAAGCGTAGAGGAACTGGTTTAAGCGAAACATTTACTGTACGCAAAATTGCTTCTGGTGTAGGTGTTGAAAGAACTTTCCCGCTGCACAGCCAACGTGTTGATAAAATTGAAGTTGCTCGCCGCGGTCGTGTAAGAAGGGCTAGACTATACTATCTGCGTAACCTGCGTGGTAAAGCTGCCCGCATTAAAGAAATTCATAATAGATAATGGCATTAACAAGGGGGGGACTGGCTCAATGCAGACAGTCCCCCTTTGCTATATCTTTAAATTGAAATAAATGATAAAATTTACATAAGTGCAGCAGAATAGGGGGGAGCGGTCCTTGAAAGATATTGAAGAAAAAGAGCCAGAAAAGGAAATTGACGGTGTAAAAACAAGTGCTTTGCGGGAATTGTTGGAGTCAGTGGTTATTGCCGTGGTGCTGGCCATAGTGATCAGAATGTTTGTTATTGAGCCTTTCTACATACCTTCTGGCTCGATGGAACCAACGCTAATGGTAAATGACCGGATTATTGTTAGCAAGCTGTCCTATCATTTTGAACAACCGGAGTACGGTGATATCGTGGTGTTTAAGTATCCCATGGATACCAGTAGAAATTTTGTAAAAAGATTAATTGGTGAGCCAGGGGATACTGTGGAATTGAAGGATAGTAAACTGTACATAAACGGTGAGGCGATGCCGGAATCCTTTTTGCCCGCCGGTTTACAATACGACAATTTTGGCCCGATAGAAGTGCCCGCCGGGCAGTATTTTATGCTTGGTGATAATCGCAATAACAGTGAGGACAGCCGCTACTGGGGCTTTCTGCCTGAGGATTTAATTGTTGGTAAAGCAGTATTCATTTATTGGCCTTTGGACCGTTTGAGTATAGCTAGATAAATTGGTGGTGAATTGTTAGTGGAGCAACAAAATGCTATTCAGTGGTTTCCTGGTCACATGGCTAAAGCCAGACGGTTGGTGCAAGAGAACCTTAAACTGGTTGACGTGGTTATTGAATTACTGGATGCCCGGATACCGTTGAGCAGTCGCAACCCGATGATTGATGAAATTTTAGGAAAAAAGCCCAGGTTAGTGGTGCTAAACAAATCTGATCTGGCTGACCCAACCATCACCAAAAGGTGGCTGGAATACTTTAAAACCCCTATTAGTCAGTCGGTAACGGTGGATTCTGTTACAGGCAAGGGGTTCTCCGAGGTGCCTGCTAAAGCTCAGCTGTTGGTGGCAGACATGATGGCTAAGCTAGCGGCTGCGGGCAGGCGACCGAGGGCGGTAAGATGTATGGTGGTGGGGATACCTAATGTTGGCAAGTCATCATTTATTAACCGCTTATCCCGTCGCAAATCAACCCAAACCGGGGATCGACCGGGAGTAACTAAAGGTAAACAAATTATC includes:
- the trmD gene encoding tRNA (guanosine(37)-N1)-methyltransferase TrmD; the protein is MRIDILTLFPEMFAGPFDTSILKRARENKLLDINLINIRDFSQNKHHTVDDTPFGGGAGMVMQAEPIFKAMEYLEQQQGDLGRVVMMCPQGQPFSQELAKDLATARRLVLLCGHYEGIDERVREKLVTDEISIGDYVLTGGELPAMVVVDAVARMIPGVLGEMASAEEDSFYSGLLEHPHYTKPRNYQGMEVPEILLSGHHKNIEKWRRRQSLMRTLERRPELLDNVELTKEDKKVLQEVYDKLKKLLK
- the rplS gene encoding 50S ribosomal protein L19 encodes the protein MDLIKSLEQDYYRSDIPDFKPGDTVKVHVKVVEGTRERIQVFEGVVIKRRGTGLSETFTVRKIASGVGVERTFPLHSQRVDKIEVARRGRVRRARLYYLRNLRGKAARIKEIHNR
- the lepB gene encoding signal peptidase I encodes the protein MEEKEPEKEIDGVKTSALRELLESVVIAVVLAIVIRMFVIEPFYIPSGSMEPTLMVNDRIIVSKLSYHFEQPEYGDIVVFKYPMDTSRNFVKRLIGEPGDTVELKDSKLYINGEAMPESFLPAGLQYDNFGPIEVPAGQYFMLGDNRNNSEDSRYWGFLPEDLIVGKAVFIYWPLDRLSIAR
- the ylqF gene encoding ribosome biogenesis GTPase YlqF, which encodes MEQQNAIQWFPGHMAKARRLVQENLKLVDVVIELLDARIPLSSRNPMIDEILGKKPRLVVLNKSDLADPTITKRWLEYFKTPISQSVTVDSVTGKGFSEVPAKAQLLVADMMAKLAAAGRRPRAVRCMVVGIPNVGKSSFINRLSRRKSTQTGDRPGVTKGKQIIKINNDFELLDTPGILWPKFEDVEVGFKLAATGAIKEQVINVEEVAIYLLGLLKELKPEGIATRYKLTELAEDPIQLLEQIGVKRGLLIGGGQVDYLKSSVLVLKEFREGKLGKISLEKP